TAGCCTTGGAACAATTAATGACATTAAGAAATATATTTCTTTGGCCCATGATCATGGTGCCTATTTCTGTGTTGATGCTGCTCAGTCAATTGCTCACGAGAAAGTCGATGTTCAAGACTTAAATTGTGATTTTCTAGCATTTTCTTCTCATAAGATGTTTGGGCCAACAGGCTTTGGCGTACTATATGGAAAAGAGAAACTACTAGAAAGCATGCCTCCTTATCAAGGTGGTGGCGATATGATTGATGTCGTAACTATTGAAAAAACAACATATAACGAATTACCACACAAGTTTGAAGCTGGTACACCACATATTGCTGGTGGTATTGGCCTTAAGCCTGCTATTGATTTCTTAATAGATACAGACTTGAATGTGATTAAGAGATACGAGAAAGAACTACTTGATTATGCGACTCAAAAAATAAATGAGATTGAAAAGGTTCAAGTAATTGGGACTGCAAAACAAAAGGCATCAGTACTTTCATTTGTTGTGGATGGAGCTCACCCACATGATCTGGGGACTCTCCTTGACCGCCAAGGTGTTGCAATTAGAACTGGCCATCACTGCACACAGCCTTTAATGAAAAGGTTCAACGTAAGTGCTACTGCACGCGCCTCATTCTCGTTGTATAATACAAAAGAAGAAATTGATATTTTTATCAAAGCATTAAATAAGGCATTAAACTTTCTTTAAAGAAGTAATACACAGGATAATTATATGAGTGAAGTAAATATTGATATTCAACCAACTCCAAACCCAAATGCATTGAAGTTCATTTTAAATATGGACGTGAAAAAGAATGGATCTTCTACTTTTAGAACTCCTATGGAGTGTGGAGAGGTAAACTTAGGTATTAACCTCTTTACAATTAGAGGTATTGATCAAATCCATTTTTTTGAAAATGTGATTACGATTACAAAGTTTAATTATGAAGACTGGGAAGATATCGAAGAAAAAGTAGTAGAAACAATCAAGCATGATCTTCCAAATCACAATCCAGAGTTTGAAGAGTTTGACCCAGAAAAAGAAAGGCGTGAGAACCTTCCTAAAGAACTTAAAGATATCGAAGAAGTTCTTGATAGAACTGTACGTCAATACCTTCAGGCAGATGGTGGAGATATCCAAACTGTATCATATGAAGATAATATTCTACTTGTGAGATACCAAGGTGCTTGTGGAACATGTCCATCTTCAACAACGGGAACGCTTGAAGCAATTAAATCAACTCTGAGAGCAGAATATAATCCAGAGATTGATGTTTATATTGCTCCTGATTGGTAAGCGCACGCGGCATTGATTGGCCAAAGCCAATCAATAGGACGCGGTGCTAGGCCCCCATGCAAAAGAAATTAAGCTAATTCAACAAGCCGGGTTCAAGCCCGGCTTTGTTGTTCCTGGGCCAAAGAGAAAGGTCACGCAAAGGAAAAGCGATATTTTAGCGCAGCTAAAATAAGCACCCCCTTAGCACATGAGAAATAAAAAGAGCATGTCACCAATAAAAGCGACATTTTAGCGCAGCTAAAATAAGCCCCCCCTAGCACATGCGAAACAAAAAGAGCATGGCACCAATAAAAAAAGGACACCCACATGGGTGCCCTAAATAAAACAAACAAGAAGATTTTATGAATTGATATTGCTATCACTCATTTTCTATCTCTATATTATTAAATTCACAGAATATATAAATCTACAAATCCTGACATTCTGACTTTTTCAATGTCAGATTAACCAACAATAGAATAAATGATGATGAAGTGTAGAACTGCTGCCACACAGACAAAGAGGTGAAAGATCTCATGATAACCAAACCATTTAGCATTTCGGCCAGGCATTTTTAATCCATAGAATAACGCTCCAATTGTATAGAGCACACCACCAGTAATTAAGAGGACAATATTTGAAACGCCAAGCTTTGGCATAAGCTCTGAGACATAAGGCAATACCATATAACCTGGAATGAGATAAATAAGAGCACTTACCTTTTCAGGTAAATTTGGAAAGAAGATTGATTTTAAAATACCAATTGCAGCAACGGTCCAAATACTTATTAGAAGGGTTGATCCAGATTCACCGTTTAATACAAGCAATGTAATCGGTGTACACGTTCCAGCGATCATAACGTAGATAGCACTATGATCAAGTCGACCTAAAAGGTCTCTTTTACGAGGCTCCCAATGAATGCGGTGATAAAAAGCACTCACCCCAAGCATCATTAGTAGTCCAATTGAATAAACAATCGTCGATATATATTGAGTTGTATTTGCACTCTTTGCGATAAGTAGAGAGCAGGCACCAAGGGAAACAAAGAACATTACCTGGTGTGACCAACCTCTTAATATGGGTTTTTGCTTTTCCATATAGAAAGCATACGCGGATACAATGTTCAATTAAAGCGATTAGCAAAGCTTTTACATTTATATTACAAACATTGAACAAGTGATTAGAACGGTTTCTATTTAACTAAATTTTGCTTGAATCAGTTTCTTTTTTACAACACCAAGAAGCTCACGGCACTCACCTTCTTCAAGCCCATAAAGTTTATGCGAAGGTTGAAGCTCTTTTGGTTCTTTATATTCATTTGAGAAACTTTGTAGTCGATTATTTAAATTATTTCTCAATGTTCTCATTTGTTTTGGTGAGAAGTTCTCAAGATCAGCTAGTAGCTCTTGTAGTTTTTTTGACATTGGTACCTCGTGATTAAGCTATACTTACGTAAAAGTCAGCTGGAACCATACATGGAAGTATTTAAAATTACTAGTTAAATACAAAAAAATGAAAAGAGTTAAGTTTTTTCCTCTAGACGCCGATTGTTTGATATGCCAAACTTATATTTAAGAGATCTAACAAGGGGCCAAGGATATGATGATTAACAATTGCTACCGCCTACTATGCGAAATTACAAAGCTTGAGCAAAAAATTGAAGAAGTTCAATCATTGGCCAAAACACATGGCCTTGAGATTGATACAGATAAATTACTTCAAGAATTAATCAATAAACAAGCAAGCTAACTAGGCCCAGTCTTTAGGAAAGTAATACTCCATCATTTTCTTATGCTCCGGCTTTTTGGGCTCATAGCGATAAGTAAACTTCACTCTTTTTGGTAGTGAAATTAGGATTGAGTCTGTTCTTCCATTAGATTTTAAACCAAAGTGGGTTCCTCGATCATGAAGTAAGTTAAATTCAACATATCGTCCACGACGGTGTAATTGGAAGTCTACATCTTCATCATCAAATTCCTCATCCATTCTTTTTTCTACGATTGGAAAGTATGACTTAATGAAATTTGAGGAAATCTCTTTAAACATCGCAAGATCTTTTTGAGGATCGCCAGAAAAGAAGTGATCGTAAAAGAAGCCACCAATTCCGCGCATCTCATCGGCACGATGCTTATTAACGAAGTAATTATCACACTTTTCTTTCCATTCATCCCAATGGCCATATGGTTCACAAGCATCTTTCCAAACCTTGTGAAAGTACTCAAAGTCATCTTCATGAGGATAAAATGGAGTTAGATCAGCTCCACCGCCAAACCAGACCTTTGATCCCGCTTGAATCATACGGAAGTTTGCATGAGTTGTTGGAACTCTTGGGTTTGTTGGATGAATGATAAGAGAAATACCTGTTGCCCACATTTGATTATTATCACCGCCAATATTAGCAGCAAATTTTGGGTCAACTTCTCCAAAAACAAGGGATGTATTAACTCCTGCATTTTCAAATATTTCACCTTCAAAAGCACGAGTGATCCCGCCACCTCCAGGGTTCCCAGCGAAGTCCTTGCGTTCCCATATATCTTCATTCAAGTTAATTTTTGTATCGATTCTCTTAAGTTCCTCACTAATTTGATTTTGTAAATCTTGAACGTGAGCGGCAAATTCGTTTTTTATATTTTCAATATCGAAAGACATAGCTAAAATCCTATATAGGTTATTTAAATTACTGAATTTAACATACCAAAATTTTATAAAAATGATAATTAATCAGGAGTTGAATTAATGCTTTATTACCACAACCCACGTTGTTCTAAAAGTCGTAAAGGACTTGAGTATCTTGAGTCAAAAGGAATCCAAGAAGGAGTTGGCTTTCGCGTGAAAGAATACTTAAAAGACGGTGTCGAGGAAAAAGAATTCCTTGATCTAATCAAGTACACAGGACTTGCACCACTTGATGGACTAATCAGAACAAAAGAGGCCCTATTTAAGGACCTAGGTCTAGCTGGTAAAGAATTAAGTGATATGGAATGGGCAAAACTAGTTCATGAAAATCCAAAACTTTTAGAGCGCCCTATTCTTGTCAATGATGATAAGAAAGCGGCCATTGGTAGGCCGGATGCCCATAGTTTTGATCCAATTATATAAATAGCTGAAAACTCATACTGTGGTGGATCTCACCGCCACAGTTTCTTGTCATATCAAATATATAAGAATTCCCTAAGTCCCTTTATTTCTCAATATTTACGTATATTTAAGCTTAAGAAATAACTTTGAATTACGATAAGTATAAATGAGTTTAATTTGTTGGGGACGACGTCATGAAGCTATTAAAACAATTCATCATTTTTCAAATTGCACTAGTATTGAACTTTTCGATACTCAATGCGGCCGGTGACAAAGGTGTTGCTAAGGTTATGAAAAAAAGAGGAAAAGTTTTTATTACTCAGACAAAGAAAAAGCTTAAGAAGGGAGACTGGGTTCCAGAAGGGGCCAGTATTACAACAAAGAGTCGAAGCTTTGTTAAATTACTCTTCATTGATAAATCCAACCTTACACTTGGGGCCAACTCACAAATGGAAATTAAGCAATTTCCTAAGAAGAAGGCCGGAATTATTAATCTCGTAAACGGACAACTAAGATCAAAGGTTTCTAAGAATTATCTGCAAATAGATAAGAAGAAATCAAAGCTCTTTATTAAAACGAAAACAGCTGCCATGGGTGTTAGAGGAACTGACTTTCAAGTTAACTACAACTCGAAAAACCAGAATACAACACTTATTACATTTGAAGGTGCTGTTGCAATGGGATCTCTTTCAAAGTTTAAAGTATCTGACTTTAGACAAGATCGCCTAGAAAAAGTTGTTTCTTCACCTACTTCCGTAATGGTTAAAAGAGGTCAGTTATCAGGAGTTATGCCTGCAATCGACTCAAAACCAATTGCTCCAGTTAAAATTAATAAAAAACAACTTAAGGCCCTTGAAAATAACGATGGCTCAAAAATGACAAATGCTAAGGATAAGAAGAATAAGAAAGCAAAGCCAATGGCAAGAAATATTATTCCTCCAGGTGTTGATAGCAAGAGCTTTAGTGCTTCAACTAATACAGAAGTAGCTGATCAGATGGCAAAAGTTGACAGCAGCATTAGAGGCCCTGCTAGTGAAGCAAAGAAAAAGAAGAAAGTTCAAATTTCACAAGATACTCCTAAAGGTTCCTTAAAAGATGGTGGATATGTTGATACAGAGAATGCACTTTATATTCCACCGCCAAAGAATGCAGCGATGGACCCAATGACAAATGAAGTAATAGTTCCTGTTCAAATGGGGAGTTTTGATAAAGAAACAGGTATGTACACAAATGACTACTATGAAGTTGATGAAAGCGGTAACTTTATCGAAAAAGAAGATGATTCATTAACGAGACTACCGGCTTCAACATCTACTATGGATACAACAAATTCAGACATGAAAGAAGTAACCAATGTATACGATGTCATGGACGAGCAAATGGACGATACAATGAAGATGGACGATACAACAATATCTCTTACTGATCCAAATAGGACAACAGCTTCAACAGAAGAAGATAAAATGATGGAAGATACGATGAGTGATCGTGACGATATGATTGAATCGACAAAGGACCCACTATCTTCAACAAATCGAGCTGTTATCCGAGTTATCTTAGAAAAGCAGCCATAAACCAACTAAAAAATTCAACTATAGGTCGCATTAAGTCTAATGCGACCAAATTCCCTCTGTTCAACTGCCCTAATTATCAGTAAAATTAATTGGCAAGCACCTAAAATTATAATTAAAGTTAAAGGAATGACTTTGAAGAAATTATTACTTCTATCACTATTGAGCTGCTCTCTATTTGCTCAAGGCCTACAATCTATATATCAAGAGTTTGAAAATGCTAATTACGAAGATGTAATAGAAAAGCTTAATGAAGAGCAATATAAGAAAAGACAAGATCAGAAATACTTAGGAGTAAGAAGTTATCTTTTAGGAGTCTCTCACGCTAGACTTCAAGACTTTGAATTGGCCATAAAATACTTTAAGGATGCATTAAAGAATAAGAATGACGCTAAAGAAATCTATTATGAATTAGGGCAGGCCCAATACGCAATTAATCAACTTGATGATTCCATTAATAACTTTAAAATCTCGATAAAAATAAAGTACAAAGTTGAACAATCAACCTATTACATTGCATATATCAATCAGCTTAAAGAGGATCTTCCACAAGCAAAGAAATACTACAAATTACTTTTAAAGAATAAAGATACTTCAATAGAGATGAAGCAAATTGCTTATTATCAAGTTGCCCTTATAAACTTAGATATTGCAAGAGGTACCAATAGAGCATCTGAAATTGTTGAAAAATACATCCTTCCAGATCTTTATCGTGCTATTAATATACTCCCAAATAGCTCCACTGCTGATGATATTGATAAGAGAATTTTGGATATAAGAAAAGAGTTCTATTTAGAAGAAGATAAACTTGTTAACGGTGCTCCCCTACCAAGTCAAAGACTAAACCTAGGTGTAAGTGAAAAGATTGCTTATGATAATAACGTGACGAGATCTGATGACCTTCCATCTTCAACTGGTACAAATAAAGATTCATTCTATTCTCAAACACGCTTTAATATTAGTAAGGCCTATAATTTTAAAAGAAGATATACGCTAACGCCTCGATTTGAACTTACAAGTACGACTTACTCAGACCGAAATGATACTGCTATTTTTTCAAATGATAGTTATAATATCACTCCAGAAGTCGACTTTTCTTTTGCCTATAAATATAAGAAGAAACCTGCTCGTTTTTTTCTAAACTACACATATGATTATCAGGCCAGAGATATTAATAGTGAAAAAGATAGACAATATACTTATCGATCAAATCAATTCAGCTTAGGTACAGAACTACCACATTTTGAAATTGGCAATACATCAATCTCTATTAAGTCTCAAAGTTTTACTTACTACAACGACAGCTTAAACCGTTCATCAACAATTTTCTCAATCGATCAAATTATTAAAAAGAATTATGGTATCTTTATTCTTCTCTACCAATACGATATGAGTGATTACGAAAATAATGAGACACTTAGTACAAACTCACACTTATTTAGACTTGATTATCTCTATCCTGGAATATTTCCTAATACGACTTTAAATATTGGCCTTGCAGATATGCTTATAAGTTATGATGACGTGACACAAGATGCGGCAAGAGGTCTTGAGAGTAATATTAGTTTCAATACAAAGTTCATTCGAGTCATTAATAGAAATCTATCTTTTAATGTTGAATACCTCTACACAAATAATATATCAGATGAAGATGCCAGTAATTATACGGCCCATCAAACATCATTTGAATTAAATTACGATTACTAAAATAGGTTTTTATGAAGAACATTGTTAAGAATATTGGGCTTTTTATAATTATTATCTTTTCATGTGTCAGTGTGTTCTTCTCACTTTACAGTAAAGACTATGAAGCAAAATGGAGTGATCTAACTTCATATGCATCATTTTTTGAAAACCGTTTCTATGATTTTAGAATGCTTCAAACAATGCATAAGAGAAAGCCACACCCAAAAATCATCCTAGCAGATATCGATGATGACTCAATTAAAAAATTAAACTCATGGCCAATCCCTCGAACAAAATGGGCAGAAATGCTTAAGAAGTTACGTGGTTATGGAGCAAAAATTGTTGCATTTGATGTTTTCTTCTCGGAAGACTCAATGACATGTAATGGGCAAAACCCTGATGATGATCTCGTTGCAGCTATCGAGTATTTTCAAGAAGTACCAAATAATAGAGTTATTCTTCCATACAATCTACAAGTCGGAGGAACAGAACATTACACATCAATTCCAGATGATCTTTATATTTTTGCTCTAACGACAAAAGTTGGAGGGGCAAATTATGAGATGTATCCAACATTTATCTCAGACTCAGTCTATCCTCTACAAAAGCTTATTGATGCAGAAACCTCACTTGGTTTTATTGAAGCAACAGCAGATACAGATGGTGTTATTAGACATTATAAAGCACTCGCCTTCCCTTACGGTGAAGTTCACGTTCCTTCATATGGACTAACTGCCTATATGCACTGGATTGGGGAATTTGACGAATACGATGATCCATCAAAAATGGATAAAGTCTTTAAAACCCAACTTGATCTCAGTACCGCCGGTGGGAAGCCCATTTTAAAAACAAAGAAAGGCGATATTGAATTAAATCTCAAAGGTGAAACAAAGGTACGTTGGACAGGTGGAGAAGAAACCTACAAGCGTATTCCAATTTATGACATTATCACAAAGGATCCAAATGATGAGGAGCTAAAAGACTTATTTGAAGATGCTCTTGTCTTTGTGGGTGCAACTGCTTATGGTGCACACGATTTAAGAAATACGCCAGTTCACCCAATGCTTCCAGGAGTAATGGTTCATATGAACTTTGCTCAGATGCTTATTGATGGTTATTATTTTAAACCATTTAAAGAGTCGGCTAAACTATCTTGGCTGCTACTTATTATTTCAGTTATTATTCTTCTATTAGTTCAATTAAAAGAAAATCCAATTTATGACTTGGCCATCTTAGTTGTACTCGTAACGGTATTATTTTATGCAGATACTTATTACTTTGTTGAACAAGGATATGAAACAAAATTATTTTGGTGCTTCTTTGCGCTAACAATGTGCTATGGATGGAATACCATAGTAAATTTCTACATGGCCAATCAAGACAAGGCCTTTCTAAAGAATGCATTTGGGAACTATATTTCTCCAGAGTTAATCGATGAAATGTATGAATCAGGTCACGCACCGACTCTTGGTGGTACATCTGGAATTAGAACCGCCTACTTCACAGATATTCAGGGCTTCTCAAGCTTTTCAGAAAAGTTAAGTGCAACTCAATTGGTTGAATTACTAAATGAATACTTAACAGCAATGACTGATATTCTCTTAGAAGAAAAGGGAACTCTCGATAAGTATGAAGGAGATGCTATTATCGCTTTCTTTGGTGCTCCAATGGAATTACCTGATCATGCCCAAAGATCATGTATGGTGGCCCATCGTATGCAAGAGAAGCTACTAGAGCTTCGAAAGAAATGGGTCTCTGAAGGAGATAAATGGCCAAAGATTGTTCATGATATGCGCATGAGAATTGGTATTAACTCTGGTGATATTGTGACAGGAAATATGGGATCCGCTTCACGTATGAATTACACAATGATGGGAGACTCTGTAAACCTTGCAGCGAGATTGGAAGAGTCAGCAAAGCAGTATGGTATCTTTACTCAAGTTGCCAAAGAAACAGTTGAGATGGCCGGTGATAAATTCCTCTGGAGAGAACTTGATACAATTAAGGTTGTAGGAAAATCAATTCCTGTAACGACATATGATCTCCTTGGGCTTAAAGAGACTGCTCCTGACTACCTTAAAGAACTATCAGAGAAATTCTCAGCTGCAATTTTATTATATAAAGCACAAAAGTGGGATGAGGCCATTGAATTATTCAAGGTAACTCTTGAATTAGAGTATATGCGTTTTCCTGATCTAAAAGGCGTAAAAACAAATCCTAGTGAGATTTATATTAAGCGTTGTGAGGATTATAAGAAACTTCCACCTCCACCAGAATGGGATGGGGTTTTCACATTAACTAGTAAATAAAAAAGGCCCATTTTATGGGCCTTTCTTTATACTAATTCTTTTTCATATAATCATAGTCAATTTTAATACTAACTTCTTTTAAATCTATTTGTGTCTTAGGATACGATTTATTGATAAACTTAACTTTATACTCTCCTAAAAGTGAAGGTCTTGCATAGAATTGAGATGCCTCATTTTCAGATAAATCTTCACCAATTAATCTTTCAAGAAAAGAATAATTTAACTTTGATGGTTCAAGGACACTGTGATGTCCTGAAATAGTATCAACACTAACACCCCATTCATAAGTTCTTTCTTGTCCGAGCTTATAGGTAATTCCATTTTTTTCTATAATATGGTCATTGCCATGTTCTATAGTTAAGAGAAACTTAGAAATTGATTGATCGCTATAAGAATCATTGAAGTCTGTATCAATTGTTACATCACGAATCTTTAGATTTTCTTGCCCTGAGAAATGGTCTTTTATTGAATACAGATTAAGAAAGATCTCATTACCTTTGTTTAATTCTCTAATCTGAGCATCATTGAGATGGATAGTAGTTGAGTCATTAATTAACTCTTCGCTTCGTAATGAATTAATTGATTTGAAAAATATTTTTGAGAGATTATCCTGATTTAACCTATAGTAGGTCATTAAATCAGAACTCTCATTGCCATCATTCATCAATATATCATTTTCCATTTTTTCAATAATAGAACTCAGAGACTCGTAAAAGCCAACTTCTTCATTATTGAATAAACGATATTGATACGAACTATACAGATTGTAGTTATAAAAAAGGATTCGATATTTAGCATCATCAATAATACTTTCAAAGTCCTGACCGAGTAAAAAAGTATTTCGCTCCAATAAGAGAAACTTTTCATTGGAAATGTTAGCAATTTTATTAAAGCCTTCATTAATATCTGACATTATTTTAGATACTCTAGAATTTATTTGGCGTACTTTTTGAGCTGCACTTTTTCTATTTTCGAGAATATTATTTAATAATAGAGTTAACTCATTAAACATCGGATCAGTTTGCTGAAGACGTAAGATTTCCTTTTCTACTTCATCTTTTGGATAAGAGATTTTTCGATATGAATTAATTTCTGCAAGAGTATTTTCAACGATAGGATAAGCGAACTTAGTAATATCTTTCATATATGTTTTTAATATCTTATTTCTTTCCTCTCTCTTATTTTCTTCATCTAATTTATCACGAAGTACGCTATATCTAATTTTATGAAATCCATTGTTCCAATCTTCTTTAGACTTAGCAATTGTTGGTTCGATCTTTTTTACAGCTTTGTAAAGGCCACTTACATTTTTAATAGTATCGCTGAGACTATTAGAATCAATCCCTTTATCAATAAAACTCGTCAACGCCTCTACTGAGGCTCCCAATGCTGGTTTTCCAACAGGGATAACTGAAGCTACGGTTGCAATTGATTTTAAAACTTTAGACAACTTTGCTTTTCTTCTTCTATCTATTATATTATCTCTCGCTCTTTGTTCAATAATATCTTGAACTCTCAGCAGTTCAG
This sequence is a window from Halobacteriovorax vibrionivorans. Protein-coding genes within it:
- a CDS encoding aminotransferase class V-fold PLP-dependent enzyme — translated: MALEIDNIRNQFPQLERKVHDRPLIYLDNAASTLKHISVIEALNNHYTNDVANIHRGVHYLSEHGTIQYEQTRDSIQDLLNAESRCEIIFTKGTTDSLNLVAASFVPHYVKKDDVILISTMEHHSNIVPWQIQAEKIEAKVKEIPITDDGDIDEEAYIELLKEGNVKLVSMAHISNSLGTINDIKKYISLAHDHGAYFCVDAAQSIAHEKVDVQDLNCDFLAFSSHKMFGPTGFGVLYGKEKLLESMPPYQGGGDMIDVVTIEKTTYNELPHKFEAGTPHIAGGIGLKPAIDFLIDTDLNVIKRYEKELLDYATQKINEIEKVQVIGTAKQKASVLSFVVDGAHPHDLGTLLDRQGVAIRTGHHCTQPLMKRFNVSATARASFSLYNTKEEIDIFIKALNKALNFL
- a CDS encoding NifU family protein, with protein sequence MSEVNIDIQPTPNPNALKFILNMDVKKNGSSTFRTPMECGEVNLGINLFTIRGIDQIHFFENVITITKFNYEDWEDIEEKVVETIKHDLPNHNPEFEEFDPEKERRENLPKELKDIEEVLDRTVRQYLQADGGDIQTVSYEDNILLVRYQGACGTCPSSTTGTLEAIKSTLRAEYNPEIDVYIAPDW
- the trhA gene encoding PAQR family membrane homeostasis protein TrhA, with the translated sequence MEKQKPILRGWSHQVMFFVSLGACSLLIAKSANTTQYISTIVYSIGLLMMLGVSAFYHRIHWEPRKRDLLGRLDHSAIYVMIAGTCTPITLLVLNGESGSTLLISIWTVAAIGILKSIFFPNLPEKVSALIYLIPGYMVLPYVSELMPKLGVSNIVLLITGGVLYTIGALFYGLKMPGRNAKWFGYHEIFHLFVCVAAVLHFIIIYSIVG
- the hemF gene encoding oxygen-dependent coproporphyrinogen oxidase; translated protein: MSFDIENIKNEFAAHVQDLQNQISEELKRIDTKINLNEDIWERKDFAGNPGGGGITRAFEGEIFENAGVNTSLVFGEVDPKFAANIGGDNNQMWATGISLIIHPTNPRVPTTHANFRMIQAGSKVWFGGGADLTPFYPHEDDFEYFHKVWKDACEPYGHWDEWKEKCDNYFVNKHRADEMRGIGGFFYDHFFSGDPQKDLAMFKEISSNFIKSYFPIVEKRMDEEFDDEDVDFQLHRRGRYVEFNLLHDRGTHFGLKSNGRTDSILISLPKRVKFTYRYEPKKPEHKKMMEYYFPKDWA
- a CDS encoding ArsC/Spx/MgsR family protein — protein: MLYYHNPRCSKSRKGLEYLESKGIQEGVGFRVKEYLKDGVEEKEFLDLIKYTGLAPLDGLIRTKEALFKDLGLAGKELSDMEWAKLVHENPKLLERPILVNDDKKAAIGRPDAHSFDPII
- a CDS encoding FecR family protein translates to MKLLKQFIIFQIALVLNFSILNAAGDKGVAKVMKKRGKVFITQTKKKLKKGDWVPEGASITTKSRSFVKLLFIDKSNLTLGANSQMEIKQFPKKKAGIINLVNGQLRSKVSKNYLQIDKKKSKLFIKTKTAAMGVRGTDFQVNYNSKNQNTTLITFEGAVAMGSLSKFKVSDFRQDRLEKVVSSPTSVMVKRGQLSGVMPAIDSKPIAPVKINKKQLKALENNDGSKMTNAKDKKNKKAKPMARNIIPPGVDSKSFSASTNTEVADQMAKVDSSIRGPASEAKKKKKVQISQDTPKGSLKDGGYVDTENALYIPPPKNAAMDPMTNEVIVPVQMGSFDKETGMYTNDYYEVDESGNFIEKEDDSLTRLPASTSTMDTTNSDMKEVTNVYDVMDEQMDDTMKMDDTTISLTDPNRTTASTEEDKMMEDTMSDRDDMIESTKDPLSSTNRAVIRVILEKQP
- a CDS encoding tetratricopeptide repeat protein, producing MKKLLLLSLLSCSLFAQGLQSIYQEFENANYEDVIEKLNEEQYKKRQDQKYLGVRSYLLGVSHARLQDFELAIKYFKDALKNKNDAKEIYYELGQAQYAINQLDDSINNFKISIKIKYKVEQSTYYIAYINQLKEDLPQAKKYYKLLLKNKDTSIEMKQIAYYQVALINLDIARGTNRASEIVEKYILPDLYRAINILPNSSTADDIDKRILDIRKEFYLEEDKLVNGAPLPSQRLNLGVSEKIAYDNNVTRSDDLPSSTGTNKDSFYSQTRFNISKAYNFKRRYTLTPRFELTSTTYSDRNDTAIFSNDSYNITPEVDFSFAYKYKKKPARFFLNYTYDYQARDINSEKDRQYTYRSNQFSLGTELPHFEIGNTSISIKSQSFTYYNDSLNRSSTIFSIDQIIKKNYGIFILLYQYDMSDYENNETLSTNSHLFRLDYLYPGIFPNTTLNIGLADMLISYDDVTQDAARGLESNISFNTKFIRVINRNLSFNVEYLYTNNISDEDASNYTAHQTSFELNYDY
- a CDS encoding adenylate/guanylate cyclase domain-containing protein codes for the protein MKNIVKNIGLFIIIIFSCVSVFFSLYSKDYEAKWSDLTSYASFFENRFYDFRMLQTMHKRKPHPKIILADIDDDSIKKLNSWPIPRTKWAEMLKKLRGYGAKIVAFDVFFSEDSMTCNGQNPDDDLVAAIEYFQEVPNNRVILPYNLQVGGTEHYTSIPDDLYIFALTTKVGGANYEMYPTFISDSVYPLQKLIDAETSLGFIEATADTDGVIRHYKALAFPYGEVHVPSYGLTAYMHWIGEFDEYDDPSKMDKVFKTQLDLSTAGGKPILKTKKGDIELNLKGETKVRWTGGEETYKRIPIYDIITKDPNDEELKDLFEDALVFVGATAYGAHDLRNTPVHPMLPGVMVHMNFAQMLIDGYYFKPFKESAKLSWLLLIISVIILLLVQLKENPIYDLAILVVLVTVLFYADTYYFVEQGYETKLFWCFFALTMCYGWNTIVNFYMANQDKAFLKNAFGNYISPELIDEMYESGHAPTLGGTSGIRTAYFTDIQGFSSFSEKLSATQLVELLNEYLTAMTDILLEEKGTLDKYEGDAIIAFFGAPMELPDHAQRSCMVAHRMQEKLLELRKKWVSEGDKWPKIVHDMRMRIGINSGDIVTGNMGSASRMNYTMMGDSVNLAARLEESAKQYGIFTQVAKETVEMAGDKFLWRELDTIKVVGKSIPVTTYDLLGLKETAPDYLKELSEKFSAAILLYKAQKWDEAIELFKVTLELEYMRFPDLKGVKTNPSEIYIKRCEDYKKLPPPPEWDGVFTLTSK